One genomic segment of Verrucomicrobiota bacterium includes these proteins:
- the rplP gene encoding 50S ribosomal protein L16, producing MPLMPSRVKYRKTQRGNRAGFATRNLKIDYGEFGLQALDRCWLKNTQIEAARVAITRNMKRKGKLWIRVFPDKS from the coding sequence ATGCCGTTAATGCCATCACGAGTAAAATATCGTAAAACCCAGCGCGGGAACCGTGCGGGATTTGCCACTAGAAATTTAAAGATCGATTACGGTGAATTCGGGTTACAGGCCCTTGACCGTTGCTGGTTAAAGAATACCCAGATTGAGGCTGCACGTGTTGCGATTACCCGTAATATGAAAAGAAAAGGCAAACTTTGGATCCGTGTGTTTCCAGATAAGTC